In Trifolium pratense cultivar HEN17-A07 linkage group LG7, ARS_RC_1.1, whole genome shotgun sequence, a genomic segment contains:
- the LOC123895228 gene encoding protein RETICULATA-RELATED 1, chloroplastic, with protein MSSHALFQTAQIIPINSHISAKTLTPKKPLPKLPLLRNRRRQLILRASFASPADINSDTSSASSLFERCLAAPSAPSASRDFNPVMKGKYGAFGAVTLEKSKVEFSQQQTKMSSPELATGGGGGDIGKIISFGGGDGGDDDGDDDDYFDDFDDGEEGDEGGLFRRRILLQELFDRKFVDAVLSEWQRTIMDLPAGFRQAYEMGLVSSAQMVKFLAMNARPTAERLISRKLPQGLSRSFIGRMLADPAFMYRFLLEEVATIGCSVWWEFKNRKDRIKQEWDLALINVLTAAACNAVVVWSLAPSRSYGNTFQFDLQNTLQKLPNNIFEMSYPLREFDLQKRVQCFLFKAAELCMVGLGAGAVQGALSNTLAKKKEGRLSVTVPSVSSNALGYGAFLGIYANLRYQLLCGFDRGLVRHFDVIGVALFFSTAFRVLNVQLGETSKRAWLGVEADPLAQSDELLKVYNRTSENVETPSSSSSDSKWFISKNAVVSGLGLLGIKQGNADVSGAEPSVPKPRRKRIVRKKVAAGSA; from the exons ATGTCATCTCACGCGCTGTTTCAAACAGCGCAAATTATCCCTATCAACTCACATATCTCCGCCAAAACCTTAACACCAAAAAAACCACTTCCTAAACTACCCTTACTTCGCAACCGTCGCCGCCAGTTAATTCTCCGAGCGTCGTTCGCTTCCCCCGCCGACATCAACAGTGATACTTCATCCGCTTCTTCGCTTTTTGAACGATGTTTGGCTGCGCCGTCTGCTCCTTCTGCTTCGCGTGATTTTAATCCGGTTATGAAAGGTAAATACGGTGCGTTTGGTGCTGTTACGCTTGAGAAATCCAAAGTTGAATTTTCGCAACAGCAAACTAAAATGTCTTCTCCTGAG CTAGCCACTGGGGGAGGTGGTGGAGATATTGGAAAGATAATCAGCTTTGGTGGTGGTGATGGAGGTGATGATGATGGGGATGACGACGACTACTTTGATGATTTTGATGATGGTGAAGAGGGAGATGAGGGTGGCTTGTTTAGAAGACGCATACTTCTTCAAGAG CTATTTGACCGTAAATTTGTGGATGCTGTGTTGAGTGAATGGCAAAGGACTATCATGGATTTGCCTGCTGGATTCCGTCAAGCTTATGAAATG GGCTTGGTTAGCTCAGCCCAAATGGTGAAATTCTTAGCAATGAATGCCAGGCCAACCGCCGAAAGGCTTATTTCCAGAAAACTACCGCAAGGACTATCAAGATCTTTCATTGGCAG GATGCTCGCAGATCCTGCTTTCATGTATAGATTTCTATTAGAGGAAGTTGCTACAATAGGCTGCTCTGTGTGGTGGGAGTTTAAAAATCGGAAAGATAG GATAAAGCAAGAGTGGGATCTTGCACTTATCAATGTGCTCACCGCAGCAGCATGCAATGCTGTAGTTGTTTGGTCCCTTGCTCCTTCTCGATCATATGGAAACACATTTCAATTTGATTTACAAAATACATTGCAGAAGCTTCCAAACAACATATTTGAAATGAGCTATCCTCTTAGGGAATTCGACCTGCAAAAGAGAGTTCAATGCTTTTTGTTCAAGGCTGCTGAGTTGTGCATGGTTGGTTTAGGCGCGGGTGCAGTACAGGGTGCATTGTCAAACACTTTGGCTAAGAAAAAGGAAGGAAG ATTATCTGTGACTGTCCCAAGTGTGAGCAGTAATGCACTTGGCTATGGTGCTTTTCTTGGAATCTATGCTAACCTGAGATATCAACTGCTATGTGGATTTGATAGAGGATTGGTTCGTCATTTTGATGTTATTGGAGTCGCATTGTTCTTCAGCACAGCATTTAG GGTATTGAACGTTCAATTAGGAGAGACTTCCAAGCGTGCCTGGCTTGGAGTTGAGGCAGATCCATTGGCTCAGTCAGATGAGCTCTTGAAAGTATACAATAGGACTTCTGAAAATGTAGAAACGCCATCGTCATCATCATCTGATTCAAAATGGTTTATATCAAAGAATGCAGTCGTGTCTGGTCTTGGGCTCTTGGGCATTAAACAAGGGAATGCAGACGTGTCTGGTGCAGAGCCCTCAGTTCCCAAACCTCGTCGGAAAAGGATTGTGCGGAAAAAGGTTGCTGCAGGATCAGCCTAG